A portion of the Babylonia areolata isolate BAREFJ2019XMU chromosome 16, ASM4173473v1, whole genome shotgun sequence genome contains these proteins:
- the LOC143291035 gene encoding putative acyl-CoA synthetase YngI, which produces MTQLRTLPDFLQHWAQEKPDSAAFIFRDKNQRRDVLTWASLYTLAGRFAAVLRDKGIARGDLVINTLPSSPERVVCEAGIWMAGAASVNGQCLMADGSDLLNTITQSHAPAILVDPDVTGSPWSVLKNHVVMDDGERMTSSQLACLKTVIFVRRVENEGRGDFIGQLKAQAEWYQTDDVKPEDVFSVFTTSGSTGFSKLVVRTQEPFIRFVESDSFSKLGIAGIWLNMQPMGWQGGTPAFTVIQGGTRVLCDMGAGVPEDMSQFLVTVIQEEKCNAAYMSPLYLAKLAETEDMTSSLHRLDSLLLAGYPVQQSMLKAGLKVARNVYVAYAATDFGMVAALMVTNSQTFTDHDSGQAVADVQVKIVSMQDESKPCATAQVGRILVKGPNMMKGYLNNPKATADAFTEDGFFRTGDLGRLDERGHLIVDGRGSDAITRGTYIFYPTWIEKCLRECPGVDDVIVVGVPDSLVNEELCACVALKSHDVSMEQVREFAEGMFVSKDDPLSACPRYFVKFESFPVTDTGKPQRKVIRAQAAQQLGLISSSD; this is translated from the coding sequence ATGACCCAGCTCCGGACCTTGCCAGACTTTCTGCAGCACTGGGCACAGGAGAAACCTGATTCTGCAGCCTTCATCTTCCGAGACAAGAATCAGCGGCGCGATGTGCTGACCTGGGCCTCTCTCTACACGCTGGCTGGTCGCTTTGCTGCCGTCCTGAGGGACAAGGGGATAGCACGTGGGGATCTGGTGATCAACACTCTGCCCAGCAGTCcggagagggtggtgtgtgaggcaGGCATCTGGATGGCTGGAGCGGCATCTGTCAATGGTCAGTGTCTGATGGCTGATGGGTCAGACTTGTTGAACACCATCACCCAGTCTCATGCCCCTGCTATTCTTGTGGATCCTGACGTCACCGGAAGTCCTTGGAGCGTGCTGAAGAATCACGTGGTCATGGATGATGGGGAGCGCATGACGTCTTCCCAGCTGGCCTGTCTGAAGACAGTGATCTTTGTTCGACGTGTGgagaatgaggggaggggagatttcATTGGCCAGCTGAAGGCACAGGCAGAATGGTATCAAACAGACGATGTCAAACCTGAAGATGTCTTCAGCGTCTTTACCACGTCTGGTTCTACAGGTTTCTCTAAACTGGTTGTACGAACACAAGAACCTTTCATTCGATTTGTAGAAAGTGATAGTTTTTCCAAACTGGGAATTGCAGGGATATGGCTGAACATGCAACCGATGGGGTGGCAAGGTGGTACCCCTGCCTTTACTGTTATCCAGGGTGGTACACGTGTCCTTTGTGACATGGGAGCAGGGGTTCCCGAGGACATGAGTCAGTTCCTCGTCACCGTCATCCAGGAGGAAAAGTGTAATGCAGCCTACATGTCGCCTCTCTATCTAGCTAAGTTGGCTGAGACGGAAGACATGACGTCTTCTCTGCATCGACTGGATTCACTGTTGCTGGCTGGCTACCCAGTCCAACAGTCCATGCTGAAGGCAGGACTTAAGGTGGCCCGTAATGTCTACGTGGCGTATGCAGCAACCGACTTTGGAATGGTGGCTGCACTGATGGTAACGAACAGCCAGACCTTCACTGACCATGACTCAGGACAAGCAGTCGCAGACGTTCAAGTAAAGATCGTCAGCATGCAGGATGAGTCAAAGCCATGTGCTACAGCTCAGGTCGGTCGCATCCTTGTCAAAGGGCCCAACATGATGAAAGGCTACCTCAACAACCCAAAGGCCACGGCTGATGCCTTCACTGAAGATGGCTTCTTTCGAACCGGGGACTTGGGCCGACTGGATGAACGAGGTCATCTGATTGTCGATGGAAGAGGAAGCGATGCCATCACGAGAGGAACCTACATCTTCTACCCCACGTGGATCGAAAAATGTCTCCGAGAATGTCCAGGAGTTGATGATGTCATCGTCGTCGGAGTGCCTGATAGCCTCGTGAATGAAgagctgtgtgcctgtgtggcacTGAAGTCACATGACGTGTCCATGGAGCAGGTTCGTGAATTTGCTGAAGGAATGTTTGTGTCGAAGGATGATCCACTGTCAGCGTGTCCTCGGTACTTTGTGAAGTTTGAGTCATTTCCCGTGACTGATACGGGAAAACCCCAGCGAAAAGTCATCAGGGCACAAGCCGCTCAGCAACTTGGGCTGATTTCATCATCAGACTGA